The following proteins are encoded in a genomic region of Arcobacter cloacae:
- a CDS encoding aminodeoxychorismate synthase component I, whose amino-acid sequence MTKQLIKDKLNKFGSLKEPFLFVLSYNLDKFYIEKLSSLPLDIKFQINENQEISKMTKKVDLEKFPISFLEYKKKFDILQEEIKNGNSYLLNLTAKTEIKTSYSLDEIYENTKSKFKLRFKNKNDNFICFSPERFVQIKDNKISTYPMKGTIDATIKDAKQKILANKKEMAEHTMVVDLLRNDLGIIGSKVRVENFRYVDKINAGDKELLQVSSKISASLENNWHEKLGDILTSILPAGSITGTPKKKTIEILEKVEDYERDFYTGIFGIFDGKNLDSCVMIRFIEEKESQLYYKSGGGITCDSEASLEYEELLDKVYLPL is encoded by the coding sequence TTGACTAAACAATTAATAAAAGATAAATTAAATAAATTTGGCTCTTTAAAAGAGCCATTTTTATTTGTACTATCATATAACTTAGATAAGTTTTATATTGAAAAACTTTCATCTCTTCCTCTTGATATAAAATTTCAAATAAATGAAAATCAAGAAATAAGTAAAATGACTAAAAAAGTTGATTTAGAAAAATTTCCTATATCATTTTTAGAATATAAAAAAAAGTTTGATATTTTACAAGAAGAGATAAAAAATGGAAACTCTTATCTTTTGAATTTAACTGCAAAAACAGAAATAAAAACCTCTTATTCTTTAGATGAGATTTACGAAAATACAAAGAGTAAATTTAAACTAAGATTTAAAAATAAAAATGATAATTTCATATGTTTTTCTCCAGAAAGATTTGTTCAAATAAAAGATAATAAAATTTCAACATATCCTATGAAAGGGACAATTGATGCAACAATTAAAGATGCAAAACAAAAAATTTTAGCAAATAAAAAAGAGATGGCTGAACATACAATGGTTGTTGATTTATTAAGAAATGATTTGGGAATAATTGGCTCAAAGGTAAGAGTTGAGAATTTTAGATATGTTGATAAGATAAATGCAGGAGATAAAGAGTTATTACAAGTTAGTTCAAAAATTTCTGCCTCTTTAGAAAATAACTGGCACGAAAAATTGGGTGACATTTTAACTTCAATATTACCAGCTGGTTCAATAACAGGAACTCCAAAGAAAAAAACAATCGAAATTTTAGAAAAAGTTGAAGATTATGAAAGAGATTTTTATACAGGAATTTTTGGAATTTTTGATGGGAAAAATCTTGATAGTTGCGTGATGATTAGATTTATTGAAGAAAAAGAATCACAGTTGTATTATAAAAGTGGTGGGGGTATTACTTGTGATAGTGAAGCTTCTTTGGAGTATGAAGAACTTTTAGATAAAGTTTATTTACCATTGTAA
- a CDS encoding fatty acid cis/trans isomerase, whose product MKIKHIIFFLITFLFTACSVKPLEPVHFEILDKEISFIKDIKPILDNRCVSCHSCYNSPCQLKLSSFEGVQRGGSKADIYANRLSADNPTRLFIDATSEKEWREKGFFSVVDFLEDSNESIMMQYLFQKQTNPLNIGEYSPETDKLSCVKNKDELAKYFDENPHKGMPYGFPALKKEEYNLLMTWLKQGAIDDTKKDEINNFEREQIKKFEEFLNNKNIKHQVTSRYIYEHLFLAHISFDEKSGNFFELIRSTTPTNEEPKIIATRFPYDKVEEPFYYRFRKIESTIVHKTHMVYKLNDKKLERYNELFIKPTWDQKPYLPPYDSKISANALRTFEQIPASSRYQFLLDDIEYIIMTFIRGPVCKGQIALNVIQDHFWVMFMDPKYDLSLQDKYFLHDNIPNLSIPNEYGEDPSLYKTFKALDNYELAKKYHKNRALIYNQYYPNGLNIDAIWKGNKKEQNDSILTIYRHFDSASVHKGALGDIPKTLWVIDFPLLERIYYSLVAGFDIFGNTAHQLLVRTHMDRLRIEGESNFLEFLPKDSRIEYFNSWYIGWLAQYLTVYTPSNNSVDIKYETKDFKKEFVNKVLDYTNTKKDPINFIENDYKKSEIKKIYNTKQEIEESFKTLTLPNSSELIKHFNDEESNVAFIKIELNTGENLVYSMVVNRWHNNVALLFDEKSRLDPTKDRINFVEGFIGSYPNLFMVVKQNDLNEFFNLLQNYNSSTDNKKILKYAINRANPQFWEVFDWFDKEFKKYDFLEYGLFDLNRYLSQAINE is encoded by the coding sequence ATGAAAATCAAACATATAATATTTTTTTTAATTACTTTTTTATTTACTGCTTGTTCAGTTAAACCACTTGAGCCTGTACACTTTGAAATATTAGATAAAGAGATATCATTTATAAAAGATATAAAACCAATACTAGACAATAGATGTGTTTCTTGTCATTCATGCTATAACTCACCTTGCCAATTAAAACTCTCTTCTTTTGAAGGAGTGCAAAGAGGAGGTTCAAAAGCTGATATTTATGCAAATAGATTAAGCGCTGACAATCCTACAAGATTATTTATTGATGCAACAAGTGAAAAAGAGTGGAGAGAAAAAGGATTTTTTTCTGTTGTTGATTTTTTAGAAGACTCAAATGAATCTATTATGATGCAATATCTTTTTCAAAAACAAACAAATCCTTTAAATATAGGAGAATATTCTCCTGAAACTGATAAATTAAGCTGTGTAAAAAATAAAGATGAATTAGCAAAATATTTTGATGAGAATCCTCATAAAGGTATGCCCTATGGATTTCCTGCTCTTAAAAAAGAAGAATATAATCTTTTAATGACTTGGTTAAAACAAGGTGCTATTGATGATACAAAAAAAGATGAAATAAATAATTTTGAAAGGGAACAAATAAAAAAATTTGAGGAATTTCTTAACAATAAAAATATAAAACATCAGGTAACTTCAAGGTATATTTATGAACATCTATTTTTAGCTCATATATCTTTTGATGAAAAAAGTGGAAATTTTTTTGAACTAATTCGTTCAACTACCCCAACAAACGAAGAACCTAAAATTATAGCAACTAGATTTCCTTATGATAAAGTTGAAGAACCTTTTTATTATAGATTTAGAAAAATAGAATCAACTATTGTTCATAAAACACATATGGTTTATAAATTAAATGATAAAAAACTAGAAAGATATAATGAACTTTTTATTAAACCAACTTGGGATCAAAAACCATATTTACCACCATACGATAGTAAAATTTCTGCAAATGCTTTAAGAACTTTTGAACAAATTCCCGCATCAAGTAGATACCAATTTTTACTTGATGATATAGAATATATTATTATGACTTTTATTAGAGGACCTGTTTGTAAGGGACAAATCGCATTAAATGTTATTCAAGATCATTTTTGGGTTATGTTTATGGATCCAAAATATGATTTAAGTCTACAGGATAAGTATTTTTTACATGATAATATTCCTAATTTATCAATTCCAAATGAATATGGAGAAGATCCTAGTTTATATAAAACTTTTAAAGCTTTAGATAATTATGAATTAGCTAAAAAATATCATAAAAATAGAGCTTTAATTTATAATCAATACTATCCAAATGGTTTAAATATTGATGCTATTTGGAAAGGAAATAAAAAAGAGCAAAATGACTCTATTTTGACAATTTACAGACATTTTGATTCAGCTTCTGTTCATAAAGGTGCATTAGGAGATATTCCTAAAACTTTATGGGTAATTGATTTTCCACTATTAGAAAGAATTTATTATTCATTAGTTGCAGGTTTTGATATATTTGGAAATACAGCTCATCAACTTTTGGTGCGAACACACATGGATAGATTAAGAATTGAAGGAGAGAGTAACTTTTTAGAATTTTTGCCAAAAGATTCAAGAATCGAATATTTTAATTCTTGGTATATTGGTTGGTTAGCTCAATATTTAACTGTTTACACTCCTTCAAATAATAGTGTTGATATAAAATATGAAACTAAAGATTTTAAAAAAGAGTTTGTAAATAAAGTTTTAGATTACACAAATACAAAAAAAGACCCTATAAATTTTATTGAAAATGATTATAAAAAAAGTGAGATAAAAAAAATTTATAACACAAAACAAGAGATTGAAGAGAGTTTTAAAACTTTAACTCTACCAAATAGTTCTGAATTAATAAAACATTTTAATGATGAAGAATCAAATGTTGCATTTATTAAAATAGAGTTAAATACAGGGGAAAATCTAGTTTATTCAATGGTTGTAAATAGATGGCATAATAATGTAGCCCTACTTTTTGATGAAAAATCAAGACTTGATCCAACAAAAGATAGAATAAATTTTGTTGAAGGATTTATAGGCTCTTATCCAAATCTTTTTATGGTTGTAAAACAAAATGACTTAAATGAATTTTTTAATTTATTACAAAATTACAACTCAAGTACAGATAATAAAAAAATATTAAAATATGCTATAAATAGAGCAAATCCACAGTTTTGGGAAGTTTTTGATTGGTTTGATAAGGAGTTTAAAAAATATGATTTTTTAGAATATGGATTATTTGATTTAAATAGATATTTAAGTCAAGCTATTAATGAATAA
- a CDS encoding TolC family protein → MHLIKSSKVKLLLCSLISINLYASNEAFDEKIISDKRLETFNLTKEQIEQDSSKLRKDWINPITYQYKKNLGEEYETAQSIISINQPIFQSGGIYKAIKYADSSYDYASIELDQQKKELIKQALNLLYNIEKTNLNLQKAKYTLENAKIDVNRKKEQVLNGFLDASFLDDALLTLNTTKHNLVDLKYQKQELINNFNNISSQDYTKFELPIFKLFNEKEFIENNIELKKLEADIEKKGNYSYMTMAKYLPSINAFYTYSKYHEADNKDKSKSDLNKNNETFGLSLNIPLDTRTFNDIESKKIDYLKSKLNFENSVDDEKTFFKTKLEKLSMLDERLQITKEDLEVYNSILKIINEEKEAQIKTQSDVDTLQNSQKIKSLDLKIYEIEKQIELLEMYAKLQ, encoded by the coding sequence ATGCACTTGATAAAATCAAGCAAGGTTAAACTACTACTTTGTAGTTTAATCTCTATAAATTTGTACGCTTCAAATGAAGCTTTTGATGAGAAAATAATCTCTGATAAAAGATTAGAAACTTTTAATTTAACAAAAGAACAAATAGAACAAGATAGTTCAAAACTAAGAAAAGATTGGATAAATCCAATAACTTATCAATACAAAAAAAATCTTGGCGAAGAGTATGAAACAGCTCAATCAATAATCTCAATAAATCAACCAATTTTCCAAAGTGGTGGGATTTATAAAGCTATTAAATATGCTGATTCATCGTATGATTATGCTTCGATTGAACTAGACCAACAAAAAAAAGAACTTATAAAACAAGCTTTAAATCTTTTATATAATATTGAAAAAACAAACTTAAATCTGCAAAAAGCAAAATATACTTTAGAAAATGCAAAAATTGATGTAAATAGAAAAAAAGAGCAAGTTTTAAATGGTTTTTTAGATGCTTCATTTTTAGATGATGCTCTTTTAACATTAAATACAACAAAACATAATCTTGTAGATTTAAAATATCAAAAACAAGAATTAATCAATAATTTCAATAATATCTCTTCACAAGATTACACAAAGTTTGAACTTCCTATTTTTAAACTATTTAATGAAAAAGAGTTTATAGAAAATAATATTGAATTAAAAAAATTAGAAGCCGATATAGAGAAAAAAGGAAACTATTCATATATGACAATGGCAAAATATTTGCCAAGTATAAATGCATTTTATACTTATTCAAAATATCATGAAGCTGATAATAAAGACAAATCAAAAAGTGACTTAAATAAAAACAATGAAACTTTTGGATTAAGTTTAAATATTCCTCTTGATACAAGAACTTTTAATGATATAGAAAGTAAAAAAATTGACTATTTAAAATCAAAATTAAATTTTGAAAATAGTGTTGATGATGAAAAAACTTTTTTTAAAACAAAACTAGAAAAACTTTCAATGCTTGATGAAAGATTACAAATCACAAAAGAGGACTTAGAAGTTTATAACTCAATTTTGAAAATCATAAATGAAGAAAAAGAGGCTCAAATCAAAACTCAAAGTGATGTGGATACTTTACAAAACTCACAAAAAATCAAATCTTTAGATTTAAAAATCTATGAAATAGAAAAACAAATAGAACTTCTTGAAATGTATGCAAAACTTCAATAG
- a CDS encoding transglutaminase-like cysteine peptidase, with amino-acid sequence MKQLILLIFIISMPLFSYEFKLNQKDLAYIDNSPKKSFILNRLEKYQTLKTKVKDYDLIRKLSHVNSFINKILPAHDISTSSSIDYWATPKEFLLQGHGDCEDYAIAKYFTLLELGIKKENLYFAVVNVKGQRDAHMVLLYVEDKKSSPLVLDNLSSKVIPFTKRPKLIPKFAFNEIDSYKFTSEKFTQKIDINWGKDNKWEKLLNRVYTLKE; translated from the coding sequence ATGAAACAACTAATTTTACTTATCTTTATCATATCAATGCCACTGTTTTCTTATGAATTTAAACTAAATCAAAAAGATTTAGCCTATATAGATAATTCACCTAAAAAATCTTTTATTCTTAATAGATTAGAAAAATATCAAACCCTTAAAACAAAAGTAAAGGATTATGATTTAATTAGAAAATTATCCCATGTAAATTCGTTTATAAATAAAATTTTACCAGCCCATGATATATCTACTTCTTCATCAATTGATTATTGGGCAACACCTAAAGAGTTTTTACTTCAAGGTCATGGAGATTGTGAAGATTATGCAATTGCAAAATATTTCACTCTTTTAGAGTTGGGAATAAAAAAAGAGAATCTATATTTTGCAGTTGTAAATGTAAAAGGACAAAGGGATGCGCACATGGTTTTATTGTATGTTGAAGATAAAAAATCGTCTCCTTTAGTTTTAGATAATCTTAGCTCAAAAGTTATACCATTTACAAAAAGACCAAAATTAATACCAAAATTTGCCTTCAACGAAATAGATTCTTACAAATTTACTTCTGAGAAATTTACTCAAAAAATAGATATAAATTGGGGGAAAGATAATAAGTGGGAAAAACTTTTAAATAGAGTTTACACCTTAAAAGAATAA
- a CDS encoding aspartate carbamoyltransferase catalytic subunit, whose product MQHLIRTSDFSKEEILGIFDDAREFLKFEPNEILKGKIIVTLFFENSTRTRSSFEIAAKRLGAEVVSLDVGTSSTSKGETIYDTVANINAMKPDAIIIRHSECGLPESLAGYVDCPIINAGDGRHSHPTQAFLDLFTIYEHFNGETEGKKIAIVGDVRNSRVAGSNRRLLPRFGIDVSLIAPDCFKYESNDFKQYTNIREIIDELDIIMSLRSQLERHNLTYFESLNEYAKDYCITNELMGDRDILLLHPGPVNRNIDISDEMLKDKRCKVLEQVTNGVAIRAAILKKLILK is encoded by the coding sequence ATGCAACACTTGATTAGAACTTCTGATTTTTCTAAAGAAGAAATATTAGGCATTTTTGATGATGCAAGAGAGTTTTTAAAATTTGAGCCAAATGAAATCTTAAAAGGTAAAATTATTGTGACTTTGTTCTTTGAAAATTCTACAAGAACAAGAAGTTCATTTGAAATTGCAGCTAAAAGATTGGGTGCTGAGGTTGTTTCTTTAGATGTTGGAACATCTTCAACTTCAAAAGGAGAGACTATCTACGATACAGTAGCAAACATCAATGCTATGAAACCTGATGCTATAATTATCAGACATAGTGAATGTGGATTGCCTGAAAGTTTAGCTGGATATGTTGATTGTCCTATTATAAACGCAGGAGATGGAAGACATTCTCATCCTACACAAGCTTTTCTTGATTTATTTACAATTTATGAACATTTTAACGGAGAGACAGAAGGTAAAAAAATAGCAATAGTTGGAGATGTGAGAAATTCAAGAGTTGCTGGTTCAAACAGAAGATTACTTCCAAGATTTGGAATAGATGTAAGTTTGATTGCACCTGATTGTTTTAAATATGAGAGTAATGATTTTAAACAATATACAAATATAAGAGAGATTATTGATGAGCTTGATATTATTATGAGTTTAAGAAGTCAGCTTGAAAGACATAATTTAACTTATTTTGAATCTTTAAATGAATATGCAAAAGATTACTGTATAACAAATGAATTGATGGGTGATAGAGATATTTTACTTTTACATCCAGGTCCTGTAAATAGAAATATAGATATAAGTGATGAAATGCTTAAAGATAAAAGATGTAAAGTTCTAGAGCAGGTTACAAATGGTGTTGCTATTCGTGCTGCTATTCTTAAAAAGTTAATACTAAAATAA
- a CDS encoding aspartate aminotransferase family protein, translated as MNELLEQMDKEYVLHTYARNYVNFKKGINATLFDENDKDYIDFTSGIAVCSVGHGNKRVADKIYEQILNITHISNLYAIEPQAKLAKRLKELSGYDIRTFFSNSGAEANEGAIKIARKYGETKFENKRYKVITLEHSFHGRTITTVKATGQESMHTPNFAPYPDGFSYHNRIDDIYNAIDNETVAVMIELVQGEGGVQPFDKKEIQELAKFLKQNDILLIIDEVQTGVFRTGEFLASNLYEIEPDIVTLAKGLGGGVPIGAIMTTLKDIFSPGDHGSTFGGNYLVTSAALEVLDILEEVKDSGALDETIIYFNTKLNEIYENNKEFFTDNVGLGLMRGLRVKDADTLALIIKTAFENGVLVLKAGKNTLRLLPALTISKEEINEGFKRLQNALDKIKQG; from the coding sequence ATGAACGAACTATTAGAACAAATGGATAAAGAGTATGTTTTACATACGTATGCTAGAAATTATGTTAATTTCAAAAAAGGTATAAATGCAACTTTATTTGATGAAAATGATAAAGATTACATAGATTTTACATCAGGAATTGCTGTTTGTAGTGTTGGACATGGTAACAAAAGAGTTGCAGATAAAATTTATGAACAAATTTTAAATATCACACATATTTCAAATTTATATGCAATTGAACCACAAGCAAAACTTGCTAAAAGATTAAAAGAATTAAGTGGTTATGATATTAGAACATTTTTCTCAAATAGTGGTGCTGAAGCAAATGAAGGTGCTATTAAAATTGCTAGAAAATATGGTGAAACAAAATTTGAAAATAAAAGATATAAAGTTATCACACTAGAGCACTCTTTTCATGGAAGAACAATAACAACAGTAAAAGCAACTGGTCAAGAATCAATGCATACTCCAAATTTTGCTCCATATCCTGATGGTTTTTCATATCATAATAGAATAGATGATATTTATAATGCAATTGATAATGAAACAGTTGCTGTTATGATTGAACTTGTTCAAGGTGAAGGTGGAGTTCAGCCATTTGATAAAAAAGAGATTCAAGAGTTAGCAAAATTTTTAAAACAAAATGATATTTTATTAATCATCGATGAAGTTCAAACAGGTGTATTTAGAACGGGTGAATTTTTAGCATCAAATCTTTATGAGATTGAACCTGATATTGTAACACTTGCAAAAGGTCTAGGTGGTGGTGTTCCAATTGGTGCTATTATGACTACTTTAAAAGATATTTTTAGTCCAGGTGACCATGGTTCTACTTTTGGTGGAAACTATCTTGTAACATCTGCTGCTTTAGAGGTTTTAGATATTTTAGAAGAGGTAAAAGATAGTGGAGCTTTAGATGAAACTATTATCTATTTTAATACTAAATTAAATGAAATTTATGAAAATAATAAAGAATTTTTCACTGATAATGTAGGTCTTGGATTAATGAGAGGATTAAGAGTAAAAGATGCTGATACATTAGCACTTATTATCAAAACTGCTTTTGAAAATGGTGTTTTAGTTTTAAAAGCTGGTAAAAATACACTAAGACTTCTTCCAGCTTTAACTATTTCAAAAGAAGAGATAAATGAAGGTTTTAAAAGGTTACAAAATGCACTTGATAAAATCAAGCAAGGTTAA
- a CDS encoding cation-transporting P-type ATPase, whose amino-acid sequence MEKIEEKTWHSLEPDFVLKEINSDINSGLTTLEYEKRVQKYGKNKLTQKKETSLIIEFLLQFHNPLVYILLIATLVTFVLKEYVDSAVIFGVILVNAIIGFVQEYKAKQAINSLKNMLNTKTTIIRDGKKSLVLSSEITFGDIVILNSGDKIPADLRLLEVKNLKIDESSLTGESVPAEKSIQIVPEQTVLADRINMAYAGTLVSYGQGLGVVVAIGDDTQTGKIANMINEAVNIETPLTKKITAFSKTLLWIIIALALLTFVFGYFVHSNSMLDMFMASVALSVAAIPEGLPAVVTITLAIGVRVMAHKNAIIRKLPAVETLGSTTVICSDKTGTLTKNEMTVTQIVIGNDTFEVTGNGYEPKGEIIFQKQEYKNTNNNALSELLRCGILCNDSTLVHKNNRYTIEGDPSEGCLLVSASKFGLESNAINKEHPRIDSIPFESDNMYMVTLNPISTEKNAIYIKGSIEQILNMTKNSLDLNCNFEKLDKEKIEKQANELASNGLRVLAFAVCYVNKSYDSLSKFQDDIKDLNIHFLGLQAMIDPPRPEVIEAVSLCQKAGIVVKMITGDHKVTALAIAKQIGITKTQDALSGKEMENLSQEELAKVLNTTHVFARVAPIQKLQLVTTLQEQNHIVAMTGDGVNDAPALKQADIGIAMGINGTEVAKESADMILADDNFASIAKAVEEGRAVFDNLIKFIAWILPTNVGQGLVIMFAIFMGVTLPVLPVQALWLNMTTALFLGLMLAFEPKEKGVMNRQPREVSEPILNKEIIGRIFLISFLLLLGAFGIFTLSSYQGASIEESRTLAVTLFVVVQSFYLLNCRSLSDSVFKINFFSNSYLLIGVALMFIVQLCFIYLPFMNNIFHSAPISLQSWGLMLLYGLVSLVIVDFEKYLWRKKRV is encoded by the coding sequence ATGGAAAAAATAGAAGAAAAAACATGGCACAGTTTAGAGCCAGATTTTGTTTTAAAAGAGATAAACAGTGATATAAATAGTGGTTTAACTACTTTAGAATATGAAAAAAGAGTTCAAAAATATGGGAAAAACAAACTTACTCAGAAAAAAGAGACTTCCCTTATAATAGAATTTTTACTTCAATTTCACAATCCTTTAGTTTATATTTTATTAATTGCTACTCTTGTAACTTTTGTTTTAAAAGAGTATGTTGATAGTGCTGTTATTTTTGGTGTAATTTTAGTTAATGCAATTATTGGTTTTGTTCAAGAATACAAAGCTAAACAAGCCATTAACTCTTTAAAAAATATGCTTAATACAAAAACTACAATTATAAGAGATGGCAAAAAATCTTTAGTATTATCAAGTGAAATTACCTTTGGAGATATTGTTATTTTAAATAGTGGAGATAAAATTCCTGCTGATTTAAGACTTTTAGAAGTAAAAAATCTAAAAATTGATGAATCATCTTTAACAGGTGAATCAGTTCCAGCTGAAAAAAGCATACAAATAGTTCCAGAACAAACCGTATTAGCAGATAGAATAAATATGGCTTATGCAGGAACATTGGTTAGTTATGGTCAAGGTTTAGGTGTTGTTGTTGCTATTGGTGATGATACACAAACGGGGAAAATTGCAAATATGATAAATGAAGCTGTGAATATAGAAACACCCTTAACCAAAAAAATAACCGCCTTTTCAAAAACTCTTCTTTGGATTATTATTGCATTAGCACTTTTAACTTTTGTTTTTGGATATTTCGTACACTCAAACTCTATGCTTGATATGTTTATGGCATCTGTTGCTTTAAGTGTTGCTGCTATTCCAGAAGGACTACCTGCTGTTGTAACTATTACTTTAGCTATTGGAGTGCGTGTTATGGCACATAAAAATGCCATTATTCGTAAACTTCCAGCCGTTGAAACTTTAGGAAGTACTACTGTTATTTGTTCTGATAAAACAGGAACTCTAACTAAAAATGAGATGACTGTAACACAAATTGTAATAGGTAATGACACCTTTGAAGTTACTGGAAATGGATATGAACCAAAAGGTGAAATAATATTTCAAAAACAAGAGTACAAAAATACAAATAATAATGCTCTTAGTGAATTATTGCGTTGTGGAATTTTATGTAATGATTCCACATTGGTACACAAAAATAATCGTTATACTATTGAGGGCGACCCAAGTGAGGGATGTTTACTTGTAAGTGCTTCTAAATTTGGACTGGAATCAAATGCTATTAATAAAGAACATCCAAGAATTGATAGTATTCCTTTTGAATCTGATAATATGTATATGGTTACACTAAATCCTATTAGTACTGAAAAAAATGCCATTTATATAAAAGGTTCAATTGAACAGATTTTAAATATGACAAAAAATAGTTTAGATTTAAATTGCAATTTTGAAAAATTAGATAAAGAAAAAATTGAAAAACAAGCAAATGAATTAGCTAGTAATGGACTTAGAGTTCTTGCTTTTGCAGTTTGTTATGTGAATAAATCTTATGACTCTTTATCAAAATTTCAAGATGATATAAAAGATTTAAATATTCATTTCTTAGGGCTTCAAGCTATGATTGACCCTCCACGACCTGAAGTTATAGAAGCTGTGAGCTTATGTCAAAAAGCTGGAATTGTTGTAAAAATGATTACAGGTGACCATAAAGTTACAGCATTAGCCATTGCAAAACAAATTGGTATTACAAAAACACAAGATGCCCTAAGTGGTAAAGAGATGGAAAATTTAAGCCAAGAAGAGTTAGCAAAAGTTTTAAACACAACCCATGTTTTTGCAAGAGTAGCTCCTATTCAAAAGTTGCAATTGGTTACTACTTTACAAGAACAAAATCATATAGTTGCTATGACAGGTGATGGAGTAAATGATGCTCCTGCTTTAAAACAAGCTGATATTGGAATTGCTATGGGAATTAATGGAACAGAAGTTGCCAAAGAATCTGCGGATATGATTTTAGCCGATGATAATTTTGCAAGTATTGCAAAAGCAGTTGAAGAGGGTCGAGCTGTTTTTGATAATCTTATAAAATTTATTGCATGGATTTTACCTACAAATGTGGGGCAAGGCTTGGTGATTATGTTCGCAATATTTATGGGAGTAACTCTGCCTGTTTTACCAGTTCAAGCTTTATGGTTAAATATGACAACTGCCCTATTTTTAGGTTTAATGTTAGCATTTGAACCAAAAGAAAAAGGAGTAATGAATCGCCAACCAAGAGAAGTTAGTGAGCCTATATTAAACAAAGAGATTATCGGTCGAATTTTTTTAATAAGCTTTTTATTACTTTTAGGAGCTTTTGGTATTTTTACACTATCATCTTATCAAGGTGCATCTATTGAAGAGTCAAGAACCTTAGCTGTTACACTTTTTGTTGTTGTTCAAAGTTTTTATTTATTAAATTGTAGAAGTTTAAGTGACTCTGTTTTTAAAATCAATTTCTTTAGTAACTCTTATTTATTAATTGGTGTTGCTTTAATGTTTATAGTTCAATTATGTTTTATTTATCTTCCATTTATGAATAACATTTTCCACAGCGCACCTATTTCTTTACAAAGTTGGGGATTGATGTTATTGTATGGATTAGTTAGTTTAGTTATTGTTGATTTTGAGAAATATTTATGGAGAAAAAAAAGGGTGTAA
- a CDS encoding aminotransferase class IV family protein: MESIKYFETIRCEDFEVFNLEYHNKRVANTIGLNINLQEYIYPISDELLRCKVIYDESGIIDVLYYPYKKREIKNFKIICEDEIDYSKKYLDRENLDKLFEKRDNCDEVIIVKNGIVTDTSIANIAIFYENLWITSTNCLLNGTTKARLIEEKKLIQKDITLEMLKKSTKIALMNAMIGFDEIEDYSFKV; this comes from the coding sequence TTGGAAAGTATAAAATATTTTGAGACTATTAGATGTGAAGATTTTGAAGTTTTTAACTTAGAATATCACAATAAAAGAGTTGCTAATACAATAGGATTAAACATAAATTTACAAGAGTATATTTATCCAATTTCTGATGAACTTTTAAGATGCAAAGTAATTTATGATGAAAGTGGAATCATAGATGTTTTGTATTATCCTTATAAAAAAAGAGAGATAAAAAACTTTAAGATTATTTGTGAAGATGAAATTGATTACTCTAAAAAATATTTAGACCGAGAAAATCTTGATAAACTTTTTGAAAAAAGAGATAATTGTGATGAGGTTATTATTGTAAAAAATGGTATTGTAACAGATACAAGTATTGCCAATATTGCTATTTTTTATGAAAATTTATGGATAACTTCAACAAATTGTTTATTAAATGGAACTACCAAAGCTAGATTAATTGAAGAAAAAAAGTTAATACAAAAAGATATAACTCTTGAAATGTTAAAAAAATCAACTAAAATAGCTCTAATGAATGCAATGATAGGATTTGATGAAATAGAAGATTATTCTTTTAAGGTGTAA